Proteins from one Kineococcus mangrovi genomic window:
- a CDS encoding proline dehydrogenase family protein codes for MFGQLLLGVAGNDGVRRLVTGSILSRPVVSRFVAGDDVDAAAGAVRDLAAQGIAVSLDRLGEDVTVPEQADETVAGYTELLDRLAGEGLTSGNEISIKLSALGQGLGPDGPRRATERARLLLERAHAAGVDVTVDMEDHTRVDDTLATVRALRADFPRTGCVLQSMLRRTEGDARDLARPGSRVRLVKGAYNEPPEVAHPAKADVDKAYARCLRALLDGGAYPMIATHDLRIVALAEELLRDRQEGSAEFQMLYGIRSAEQRRLARDHTVRVYVPYGTDWYGYFSRRLAERPANLAFFARSLVAG; via the coding sequence GTGTTCGGACAACTCCTCCTGGGCGTCGCCGGCAACGACGGCGTGCGCCGGCTCGTGACCGGCAGCATCCTCAGCCGGCCCGTCGTCTCCCGCTTCGTCGCCGGCGACGACGTCGACGCGGCCGCCGGTGCGGTCCGCGACCTCGCGGCGCAGGGCATCGCGGTGAGCCTCGACCGGCTCGGTGAGGACGTCACCGTCCCGGAGCAGGCCGACGAGACCGTCGCCGGCTACACCGAGCTCCTCGACCGCCTCGCCGGCGAGGGCCTCACCAGCGGCAACGAGATCTCGATCAAGCTCTCCGCCCTCGGCCAGGGGCTCGGCCCCGACGGGCCGCGGCGGGCCACCGAGCGCGCCCGCCTCCTCCTCGAGCGCGCCCACGCCGCCGGCGTGGACGTCACCGTCGACATGGAGGACCACACCCGCGTCGACGACACCCTCGCGACCGTCCGCGCGCTGCGCGCCGACTTCCCGCGCACCGGCTGCGTCCTGCAGTCGATGCTGCGCCGCACCGAGGGCGACGCGCGCGACCTGGCCCGCCCCGGGTCCCGCGTGCGGCTGGTCAAGGGCGCCTACAACGAACCGCCGGAGGTCGCGCACCCGGCCAAGGCCGACGTCGACAAGGCGTACGCGCGGTGCCTGCGGGCGCTGCTCGACGGCGGCGCGTACCCGATGATCGCCACCCACGACCTGCGCATCGTCGCCCTCGCCGAGGAACTCCTGCGCGACAGGCAGGAGGGGTCGGCGGAGTTCCAGATGCTCTACGGCATCCGCTCGGCCGAGCAGCGGCGCCTGGCCCGCGACCACACCGTCCGCGTGTACGTCCCCTACGGCACCGACTGGTACGGGTACTTCTCCCGCCGCCTGGCCGAACGCCCCGCGAACCTCGCGTTCTTCGCCCGCTCGCTCGTCGCCGGCTGA
- a CDS encoding SpoIIE family protein phosphatase, giving the protein MLEPAGPTATTGTVPEAQLGLALDAARVALFDYDLLTGVLRADDRLAALLGTPVETTATGFTDHFCALVGPEETRRFRDVVTRAVQTAAPFHVELRGRPGGDRPAWVGVRGRVVLEDHRPVRLLGVVRDTTGDHVVDAASALESLPAAYYALDHGGSLRALNAEGERRAGRSREELLGRPWGDVFPLASGSEADRVLQSVERTGRAETVELLHPEPLSLWCELRAWPDGDGTSVLLLPSTARREAEEAAQRARTQVQVLTRVGSHLSGTLDAETAVSRLSGILVPVLGDWCIVSVVQDQSTLRDVGCQHADPTRQDLLEAYRSHRMRAVAGHSPGGPPFILQAIRTGRPVTLPVPAVTAIQQVVGPGRAFDEITALAPEHVVVLPLRARGRTVGVATLGRDRGRRGFDPEDLATLSGVAERAALALDTARLYGQQQRIAEGLQRDLLTPPAQSPHWQTAVRYRPAAHAAQVGGDWYDAFHQPDGTTTLVIGDVVGHDTAAAAAMGQLRNLLRGIAFAAPDRPAALLRRLDAAVAGLGVGTLATVLVGRLHPRPDGVVLEFSSAGHPAPVVLRRTGTAVPLGVAEGREGPDLLLGIDPATPRHDGEVVLRPGDTVLFHTDGLVERRDQDLDEGTALLLAAVERHARLDLEGLCDAVLDDLLPSRPEDDVAVVAVRTRD; this is encoded by the coding sequence GTGCTGGAGCCCGCCGGGCCCACCGCCACCACGGGCACCGTGCCCGAGGCCCAGCTCGGCCTCGCCCTCGACGCCGCGCGCGTCGCGCTCTTCGACTACGACCTCCTCACCGGGGTGCTGCGGGCCGACGACCGCCTGGCCGCGCTGCTGGGCACCCCGGTCGAGACGACGGCGACGGGGTTCACGGACCACTTCTGCGCGCTGGTGGGCCCCGAGGAGACCCGCCGGTTCCGCGACGTCGTCACCCGCGCCGTCCAGACCGCCGCACCGTTCCACGTGGAACTGCGGGGTCGACCCGGGGGTGACCGCCCGGCGTGGGTGGGCGTCCGCGGCCGGGTGGTGCTGGAGGACCACCGGCCCGTGCGGTTGCTCGGCGTCGTGCGCGACACGACGGGGGACCACGTCGTCGACGCGGCCAGCGCGCTGGAGTCGTTGCCGGCCGCCTACTACGCGCTCGACCACGGGGGGTCGCTGCGCGCCCTGAACGCCGAGGGCGAACGCCGTGCGGGACGGTCGCGGGAGGAGCTGCTCGGCCGGCCCTGGGGTGACGTCTTCCCCCTCGCCTCCGGGTCCGAGGCCGACCGGGTGCTGCAGTCGGTCGAGCGCACCGGCCGCGCCGAGACCGTCGAGCTGCTGCACCCCGAACCGCTGTCCCTGTGGTGCGAGCTGCGGGCCTGGCCCGACGGGGACGGGACGAGCGTCCTGCTGCTGCCGTCGACGGCGCGCCGGGAGGCCGAGGAGGCGGCGCAGCGGGCGCGGACCCAGGTCCAGGTGCTGACCCGTGTCGGCTCCCACCTGTCCGGGACGCTGGACGCCGAGACGGCCGTGTCCCGCCTGTCCGGCATCCTCGTCCCCGTCCTCGGCGACTGGTGCATCGTCTCGGTCGTCCAGGACCAGTCCACGCTGCGCGACGTCGGCTGCCAGCACGCCGACCCCACGCGGCAGGACCTGCTCGAGGCCTACCGCTCGCACCGGATGCGGGCCGTCGCCGGCCACAGCCCCGGTGGGCCGCCGTTCATCCTCCAGGCGATCCGCACGGGACGTCCCGTGACGCTGCCCGTCCCCGCCGTCACCGCCATCCAGCAGGTCGTCGGACCCGGACGGGCCTTCGACGAGATCACCGCGCTGGCCCCCGAGCACGTCGTCGTCCTGCCGCTGCGGGCGCGCGGGAGGACCGTCGGCGTCGCCACCCTGGGCCGGGACCGGGGCCGGCGGGGGTTCGACCCCGAGGACCTCGCGACCCTGTCCGGCGTCGCCGAACGCGCCGCCCTCGCCCTCGACACCGCCCGGCTCTACGGGCAGCAGCAGCGCATCGCCGAAGGGCTGCAGCGCGACCTGCTGACCCCGCCCGCGCAGTCCCCGCACTGGCAGACGGCGGTGCGCTACCGGCCGGCGGCCCACGCCGCCCAGGTCGGCGGCGACTGGTACGACGCCTTCCACCAGCCCGACGGCACGACGACCCTGGTCATCGGCGACGTCGTCGGCCACGACACCGCCGCCGCGGCGGCCATGGGGCAGCTGCGGAACCTGTTGCGCGGCATCGCCTTCGCCGCACCCGACCGGCCCGCAGCTCTCCTGCGGCGGCTCGACGCCGCCGTGGCGGGCCTGGGGGTGGGGACGCTGGCGACCGTCCTGGTGGGGCGCCTGCACCCCCGCCCCGACGGGGTGGTCCTGGAGTTCTCCAGCGCCGGGCACCCCGCCCCCGTCGTGCTGCGCCGCACCGGGACCGCGGTGCCGCTCGGGGTCGCCGAGGGGCGCGAGGGCCCGGACCTGCTGCTGGGCATCGACCCGGCCACCCCCCGCCACGACGGCGAGGTCGTGCTGCGACCCGGCGACACCGTCCTCTTCCACACCGACGGTCTCGTCGAGCGGCGCGACCAGGACCTCGACGAGGGCACGGCGTTGCTGCTGGCCGCGGTCGAACGGCACGCCCGGCTCGACCTGGAGGGGCTGTGCGACGCCGTCCTGGACGACCTGCTGCCGTCCCGGCCCGAGGACGACGTGGCCGTCGTCGCCGTTCGCACCCGGGACTGA
- a CDS encoding MarR family winged helix-turn-helix transcriptional regulator yields MDDLDGDLLETLRSVQWRLRRSAHGDVDDLGITPAQGRVLRVVGRCEQPPRMGEVAVRLHIAPRSLTDLADPLERAGLLRRTPDPGNRRSVLLELTAAGASVLEELRRRSRATATGALGVLPVEDRRRLLELLRTVEGALADPVR; encoded by the coding sequence GTGGACGACCTCGACGGGGACCTGCTGGAGACGCTGCGCTCGGTGCAGTGGCGGCTGCGGCGCAGCGCCCACGGCGACGTCGACGACCTCGGCATCACCCCCGCCCAGGGCCGGGTGCTGCGCGTCGTCGGACGCTGCGAGCAACCGCCGCGGATGGGGGAGGTGGCCGTGCGGCTGCACATCGCCCCCCGCTCGCTCACCGACCTCGCCGACCCCCTGGAGCGGGCCGGGCTGCTGCGCCGGACCCCCGATCCGGGCAACCGCCGCTCGGTGCTCCTGGAGCTCACGGCGGCGGGCGCGTCCGTCCTCGAGGAGCTGCGGCGGCGCTCGCGGGCCACGGCGACGGGGGCGCTCGGGGTGCTGCCCGTCGAGGACCGTCGGCGGTTGCTGGAGCTCCTGCGGACGGTCGAGGGGGCGCTCGCCGACCCGGTCCGCTGA
- a CDS encoding PHP domain-containing protein, with protein MLPPDGHVHSQFSWDARNVGAMRETCARAVALDLPSVAFTEHVDLTPFRAGFLAQEHGEFVVDGILRAPLPDADAYRESLDRCRAEFPGLVVLSGREVGQPHLHAAELAGLEPVDRVVGSLHCLWDGEAYAEPWLLFEQRPAADVFRDYLAEVCRMATADFDTFAHLDYPVRSWPGEFDPTEFEEELRTALRALAGTQRCLEFNTRLPLHPAVLRWWVQEGGRRLTFGSDAHHPGAVGHGLAEAGALAASVGFVPGRRPQDPWVRA; from the coding sequence GTGCTGCCACCGGACGGTCACGTGCACAGCCAGTTCTCCTGGGACGCGCGCAACGTCGGCGCGATGCGGGAGACGTGCGCCCGTGCCGTCGCGTTGGACCTGCCGTCCGTCGCCTTCACCGAACACGTCGACCTCACGCCGTTCCGCGCCGGGTTCCTCGCGCAGGAGCACGGCGAGTTCGTCGTCGACGGGATCCTGCGGGCGCCGTTGCCGGACGCGGACGCCTACCGCGAGAGCCTGGACCGCTGCCGCGCCGAGTTCCCCGGCCTCGTCGTCCTCAGCGGCCGTGAGGTCGGGCAGCCGCACCTGCACGCCGCGGAACTGGCCGGGCTGGAACCCGTCGACCGCGTCGTGGGGTCGCTGCACTGCCTGTGGGACGGGGAGGCGTACGCCGAACCGTGGCTGCTGTTCGAGCAGCGGCCCGCGGCAGACGTGTTCCGCGACTACCTCGCCGAGGTGTGCCGGATGGCGACGGCGGACTTCGACACGTTCGCGCACCTCGACTACCCGGTGCGCAGCTGGCCCGGGGAGTTCGACCCGACGGAGTTCGAGGAGGAGCTGCGCACCGCGTTGCGGGCGCTCGCCGGGACGCAGCGGTGCCTGGAGTTCAACACCCGGCTCCCGCTGCACCCGGCCGTCCTGCGGTGGTGGGTGCAGGAGGGCGGGCGACGGCTGACGTTCGGCAGCGACGCCCACCACCCCGGCGCCGTCGGGCACGGGCTGGCGGAGGCGGGAGCGCTGGCGGCCTCGGTCGGGTTCGTCCCGGGGCGGCGGCCGCAGGACCCGTGGGTGCGCGCGTGA
- a CDS encoding DUF998 domain-containing protein, with protein sequence MRLRLGLLLWVVQVLYLAVELIAVAAVQAPYSLVDNTISDLGAVGCATVAYPTGPVPVCSPGHVAVNVSFVVFGAAMALGAVLLRPFLFTGRAGWVTTAVWVVAGVAQVGSGLVPVDADLEGHALVSAPGIVATGLASVLMGWRAGTLRRWPRWRAVVLVVGAGSLVCGAFFVVRLDTSWGGLLERAALWPSCVLLTLVAHLLGAASAQEARSVRGRTSPAH encoded by the coding sequence GTGCGACTGCGCCTGGGACTGCTGCTGTGGGTGGTCCAAGTGCTCTACCTGGCGGTGGAGCTGATCGCCGTCGCGGCCGTGCAGGCGCCGTACAGTCTGGTGGACAACACCATCAGCGATCTGGGCGCGGTGGGCTGTGCGACGGTGGCCTACCCCACCGGCCCGGTGCCGGTCTGCTCCCCGGGGCACGTCGCGGTCAACGTCTCCTTCGTGGTGTTCGGTGCGGCGATGGCCCTCGGAGCGGTGCTGCTGCGTCCCTTCTTGTTCACGGGCCGCGCTGGCTGGGTCACCACCGCCGTGTGGGTCGTGGCCGGGGTGGCGCAGGTGGGTTCCGGTCTGGTGCCCGTGGACGCCGACCTGGAAGGACACGCTCTGGTGTCGGCCCCGGGGATCGTCGCGACGGGACTGGCCAGCGTGCTGATGGGCTGGAGGGCCGGCACGTTGCGGCGTTGGCCGCGGTGGCGAGCGGTCGTGCTGGTCGTGGGGGCGGGGAGCCTGGTGTGTGGCGCGTTCTTCGTCGTGCGCCTGGACACCTCCTGGGGTGGTCTGCTGGAGCGGGCGGCCCTGTGGCCGTCCTGCGTCCTGCTGACACTGGTGGCCCACCTCCTGGGCGCCGCCAGTGCCCAGGAGGCCAGGAGCGTGCGGGGCAGGACTTCTCCAGCGCACTGA
- a CDS encoding DUF6226 family protein: MDQDTLRAAVDAAFEQDPTSIAAWPDPHPDHEPAPEEYSRCLDPTKYRILTVRADAWARVLTDAGLATLEPIDLTPTDDTWRDGSPSGIAPLRAHRLRPHQQSAIPVVLSFRGFDGPDDNIVTISAGEPAVPLATVPTCGCDACDDGSEHLLTELDEHILGVVTGDFVHVSTPRLTAFGTSHGWEANASDDDSDGLGQVEQLLEDARTGRSPHRVVHGARWW, from the coding sequence GTGGACCAGGACACCCTGCGCGCAGCCGTCGATGCCGCCTTCGAGCAGGACCCAACGTCCATCGCGGCCTGGCCTGACCCCCACCCCGACCACGAGCCCGCCCCGGAGGAGTACTCCCGCTGCCTGGACCCCACCAAGTACCGCATCCTCACCGTCCGAGCCGATGCCTGGGCGCGAGTTCTCACCGACGCAGGTCTGGCCACCCTTGAACCCATCGATCTCACCCCCACGGACGACACGTGGCGCGACGGCTCCCCCTCCGGGATCGCCCCCCTCCGGGCCCACCGACTGCGCCCGCACCAGCAGAGCGCGATCCCCGTGGTGCTGAGCTTCCGCGGCTTCGACGGCCCCGACGACAACATCGTCACCATCAGCGCAGGCGAACCCGCCGTCCCCCTGGCCACCGTGCCTACCTGCGGCTGCGACGCCTGCGACGACGGTTCCGAGCACCTCCTGACCGAACTCGACGAGCACATCCTCGGCGTCGTCACCGGCGACTTCGTTCACGTCAGCACCCCCCGCCTCACCGCCTTCGGTACCAGTCACGGCTGGGAGGCCAACGCGAGCGACGACGACAGCGACGGTCTCGGTCAGGTCGAGCAGCTCCTCGAGGACGCCCGGACAGGCCGCTCACCGCACCGCGTCGTCCACGGCGCCCGGTGGTGGTGA
- a CDS encoding ABC transporter ATP-binding protein produces the protein MRGDPGRDPSRPGRTGTTTTATAGGPDRPHRDEIARVLRLFRPHTRTLVVVAVLIACSAVAGVASPFLVREVVDVALPRGDLRLLAWLAAGLVGTVAVGTALDVVQGLLTTRVGQAVMHGLRVALYSHLQRMSLGFFARTRTGEVQSRIANDIGALQTVVTSTGADLVQNLATVVVTVVAMLALDWRLALFSFCVLPFSVWLNRRVGRLRRRTTAQRQRQLAGMSATVEETLSISGILLTRTTGRTPEVVERFTAQSDDVARLEVGSEMAGRWQWSLITLTMAAVPALTYLLGGWIRGTGTALSIGTLVALVTLQGQLFRPLGALLRIVVRLHASTALFTRVFEYLDTPVEVAERPGARTLPHPRGHVRFEDVSFGYTGADAPTVADVSLDVPAGTSLALVGATGSGKTTLGYLLARLYDVDTGAVRLDGVDVRDLTARSLSDAVGVVTQETSLLHASVADNLRFAAPDATDAELRRAARIAQVDDVISALPEGYDTVVGERGYRFSGGEKQRIALARTVLRDPPVLLLDEATSALDTRTERAMAAALAELSRGRTTITIAHRLSTVRDADQIAVLDHGRVVERGTHAELLAAGGRYAELVAADAERAGTGAGLVP, from the coding sequence GTGCGGGGTGACCCCGGACGCGACCCCTCCCGGCCGGGCAGGACCGGCACCACCACCACCGCCACCGCAGGAGGACCCGACCGACCCCACCGCGACGAGATCGCCCGCGTGCTGCGGCTGTTCCGCCCGCACACCCGGACGCTGGTCGTCGTCGCCGTCCTCATCGCCTGCTCCGCCGTCGCCGGCGTGGCCTCGCCGTTCCTCGTCCGCGAGGTCGTCGACGTCGCCCTGCCCCGGGGGGACCTGCGGCTGCTGGCCTGGCTCGCGGCCGGGCTCGTCGGCACCGTCGCCGTCGGCACCGCCCTCGACGTCGTCCAGGGACTGCTGACGACGCGGGTCGGGCAGGCCGTCATGCACGGGTTGCGGGTCGCGCTGTACTCGCACCTGCAACGCATGTCCCTGGGCTTCTTCGCCCGGACCCGCACCGGTGAGGTGCAGTCCCGCATCGCCAACGACATCGGCGCCCTGCAGACCGTCGTGACCAGCACCGGCGCCGACCTCGTGCAGAACCTCGCCACCGTCGTCGTCACCGTCGTCGCGATGCTCGCGCTGGACTGGCGCCTCGCGCTGTTCTCGTTCTGCGTCCTGCCGTTCTCGGTCTGGCTGAACCGCCGCGTCGGACGGTTGCGCCGGCGCACCACCGCCCAGCGGCAGCGGCAGCTCGCCGGGATGTCCGCCACCGTCGAGGAGACCCTGTCGATCTCGGGGATCCTGCTGACGCGGACCACGGGCCGCACCCCCGAGGTCGTCGAGCGCTTCACCGCCCAGTCCGACGACGTGGCCCGCCTCGAGGTCGGCTCGGAGATGGCCGGCCGCTGGCAGTGGTCGCTCATCACGCTGACGATGGCCGCCGTCCCCGCCCTGACCTACCTGCTCGGCGGGTGGATCCGCGGCACCGGGACCGCGCTGAGCATCGGCACGCTGGTGGCGCTCGTGACGCTGCAGGGGCAGCTGTTCCGGCCGCTGGGGGCGCTGCTGCGGATCGTCGTGCGGCTGCACGCCTCCACAGCCCTGTTCACCCGCGTCTTCGAGTACCTCGACACCCCCGTCGAAGTGGCCGAGCGGCCGGGCGCACGGACGCTGCCGCACCCGCGCGGGCACGTCCGGTTCGAGGACGTGTCGTTCGGCTACACCGGCGCGGACGCCCCCACCGTCGCGGACGTGTCCCTCGACGTCCCGGCCGGGACGTCCCTCGCGCTCGTCGGCGCCACCGGGTCGGGCAAGACGACGCTCGGGTACCTGCTGGCGCGCCTGTACGACGTCGACACCGGCGCGGTCCGCCTCGACGGCGTCGACGTCCGCGACCTCACCGCCCGGTCCCTGTCCGACGCGGTCGGTGTCGTGACGCAGGAGACGTCCCTGCTGCACGCCTCCGTCGCCGACAACCTCCGCTTCGCCGCACCGGACGCCACGGACGCCGAGCTGCGCCGGGCCGCCCGGATCGCCCAGGTCGACGACGTGATCAGCGCGCTGCCGGAGGGCTACGACACCGTCGTCGGCGAGCGCGGGTACCGGTTCTCCGGCGGGGAGAAGCAGCGCATCGCCCTGGCCCGCACCGTCCTGCGCGACCCGCCCGTCCTCCTGCTCGACGAGGCCACCTCGGCGCTGGACACCCGCACCGAGCGGGCCATGGCCGCCGCCCTCGCCGAGCTGTCGCGAGGGCGCACGACGATCACCATCGCCCACCGCCTCTCGACCGTGCGCGACGCCGACCAGATCGCCGTGCTCGACCACGGCCGGGTCGTCGAGCGCGGGACGCACGCCGAACTCCTGGCCGCCGGGGGCCGCTACGCCGAGCTCGTCGCCGCCGACGCCGAGCGGGCGGGGACGGGGGCCGGCCTGGTGCCGTGA
- the pip gene encoding prolyl aminopeptidase yields MVGYREGAPHAHGVLDVGDGHRVAWWVSGNPAGTPAVVLHGGPGGRATPGWRRYLDPARYRIVQFDQRNCGASTPSAADDLVDLSANTTAHLLADVERLREHLGIERWLVLGASWGSTLGLAHAQRHPDRVRALVLFSVATTTRREVEWITRDVGRVFPREWEAFRDAVPPGDRDGDLAAAYARLLHDPDPGVRDRAARDWCTWEDVHVSLAPGHRPDPRYADPAFRLAFARLVTHYFAAAGFLADLAPGGDLVAGADRLAGVPGVLVHGRLDVSSPLDTAWRLHRAWPGSELVVVEDAGHGGDAFLAPVTAATDRFAALP; encoded by the coding sequence GTGGTCGGCTACCGGGAGGGCGCACCGCACGCGCACGGGGTGCTCGACGTCGGCGACGGCCACCGCGTCGCGTGGTGGGTCAGCGGGAACCCGGCCGGGACACCCGCCGTCGTCCTCCACGGCGGACCGGGTGGCCGGGCGACACCCGGGTGGCGGCGGTACCTCGACCCGGCCCGCTACCGGATCGTCCAGTTCGACCAGCGCAACTGCGGGGCCAGCACCCCGTCGGCGGCGGACGACCTCGTCGACCTGTCGGCCAACACCACCGCGCACCTGCTCGCCGACGTCGAACGGCTGCGCGAGCACCTCGGTATCGAGCGCTGGCTCGTCCTGGGGGCGTCGTGGGGCAGCACGCTGGGGCTCGCCCACGCCCAGCGCCATCCCGACCGCGTCCGCGCGCTCGTCCTGTTCTCGGTGGCGACGACGACGCGGCGGGAGGTGGAGTGGATCACCCGCGACGTCGGCCGCGTCTTCCCCCGCGAGTGGGAGGCGTTCCGCGACGCCGTCCCACCGGGCGACCGCGACGGCGACCTCGCCGCGGCGTACGCGCGGCTGCTGCACGACCCCGACCCGGGCGTCCGGGACCGGGCGGCCCGGGACTGGTGCACGTGGGAGGACGTCCACGTCTCCCTCGCCCCGGGTCACCGGCCGGACCCGCGCTACGCCGACCCGGCGTTCCGCCTCGCCTTCGCCCGGCTCGTCACGCACTACTTCGCCGCGGCGGGGTTCCTCGCCGACCTCGCCCCGGGCGGTGACCTCGTCGCGGGTGCGGACCGGCTCGCCGGCGTCCCCGGTGTCCTCGTCCACGGCCGGCTCGACGTCTCCAGCCCGCTCGACACCGCCTGGCGGTTGCACCGGGCCTGGCCCGGCAGCGAGCTCGTCGTCGTGGAGGACGCCGGGCACGGCGGCGACGCGTTCCTCGCCCCCGTCACCGCCGCCACCGACCGCTTCGCCGCGCTGCCGTGA
- a CDS encoding PucR family transcriptional regulator codes for MSPTEQVQDLVDTVAELTGAPATLEDRDLLLVASSGHEEVIDDVRRRSILRRRSDPLVQELFAGFGIARATAPLRIPGDTSSGRLARWCLPVRWRGVTYGYLWLLDPHDRVRAQHLDRVHDALDLLAAHLATRARTADRTTWAVGELLSTDTGSRARAAEELQRDGLLTPTVAVVAIAPVDGGPTGAVNGWLLPRAVLSAAVGHRAALVVPTPLGGRDVAERAAAALLPQHPGGLAVGVSGTVAAGSAHTGWQQADAALRSGGAGVREWERLGALRLHALGDPAALADVVLDERARRLLAADPDLVRTARTYLDLAGSAQRSAEALSIHRQTLYHRLRRITAVSGYDLDDGRDRLALHLALVLGS; via the coding sequence GTGAGCCCGACCGAGCAGGTGCAGGACCTCGTCGACACGGTCGCCGAGCTCACCGGGGCGCCGGCGACGCTGGAGGACCGCGACCTGCTGCTCGTGGCCAGCTCCGGGCACGAGGAGGTCATCGACGACGTCCGTCGCCGGTCCATCCTGCGGCGGCGCTCGGACCCGCTCGTGCAGGAGCTGTTCGCGGGGTTCGGGATCGCCCGCGCCACCGCCCCGCTGCGCATCCCCGGCGACACCTCGTCCGGGCGACTGGCGCGGTGGTGCCTGCCCGTGCGCTGGCGCGGCGTCACCTACGGCTACCTGTGGCTGCTCGACCCGCACGACCGGGTCCGCGCCCAGCACCTCGACCGCGTCCACGACGCCCTCGACCTCCTCGCCGCGCACCTCGCCACCCGCGCGCGGACGGCCGACCGCACCACGTGGGCCGTCGGTGAGCTGCTGTCGACCGACACGGGCTCGCGCGCCCGGGCCGCGGAGGAGCTGCAGCGCGACGGGCTGCTGACCCCGACCGTCGCCGTCGTGGCGATCGCGCCCGTCGACGGCGGCCCGACCGGCGCCGTCAACGGCTGGTTGCTGCCGCGGGCCGTGCTGTCCGCGGCCGTCGGCCACCGGGCCGCCCTCGTCGTGCCCACCCCGCTCGGCGGCAGGGACGTCGCGGAACGGGCCGCCGCGGCCCTGCTGCCCCAGCACCCCGGCGGGCTGGCCGTCGGGGTCTCGGGGACGGTCGCCGCGGGGTCGGCGCACACCGGCTGGCAGCAGGCCGACGCGGCGCTGCGCTCGGGGGGCGCCGGGGTGCGGGAGTGGGAACGGCTCGGCGCCCTGCGGCTGCACGCCCTCGGCGACCCGGCCGCGCTCGCCGACGTCGTGCTCGACGAGCGGGCCCGCCGGTTGCTGGCCGCCGACCCCGACCTCGTCCGCACCGCGCGGACCTACCTCGACCTCGCCGGGTCGGCGCAGCGGAGCGCCGAGGCGCTGTCGATCCACCGGCAGACGCTCTACCACCGGTTGCGGCGGATCACCGCCGTCAGCGGGTACGACCTCGACGACGGGCGGGACCGGCTGGCGCTGCACCTGGCGCTGGTGCTGGGGAGCTGA
- a CDS encoding putative immunity protein, with protein MILPAVRDPRLVTVRRGGSLTDEDHHLLASWAADCAEHVLELFERERPEDRRPREAVDATRAWVAGSLPMTGCRALGGHAMGAARPLRGAARFAAYAAGQAACVAHVAEHDLGAAAYAIKAVVADAGVAAGRAVRDRQRDRLPAAVRTLVLEDQGRRDAICWGVFSL; from the coding sequence GTGATCCTGCCCGCCGTCCGCGACCCGCGCCTGGTCACCGTCCGCCGCGGCGGTTCCCTGACGGACGAGGACCACCACCTGCTGGCGTCGTGGGCGGCGGACTGCGCCGAGCACGTCCTGGAGCTGTTCGAGCGCGAGCGCCCGGAGGACCGGCGCCCGCGCGAGGCCGTCGACGCCACCCGGGCCTGGGTGGCGGGGTCGCTGCCGATGACGGGGTGCCGGGCCCTCGGCGGGCACGCGATGGGGGCGGCGCGACCCCTGCGCGGGGCGGCGCGTTTCGCCGCCTACGCCGCGGGGCAGGCCGCGTGCGTGGCCCACGTCGCCGAGCACGACCTCGGCGCGGCGGCGTACGCGATCAAGGCGGTCGTCGCCGACGCGGGCGTGGCGGCGGGTCGCGCGGTGCGGGACCGGCAGCGCGACCGGTTGCCGGCGGCCGTGCGGACGCTCGTGCTGGAGGACCAGGGACGGCGGGACGCGATCTGCTGGGGCGTCTTCTCGCTCTGA
- a CDS encoding MarR family winged helix-turn-helix transcriptional regulator, translating into MSREDLHVTGLGTQLRRLLDRLEHDVADLGADLGLEGWRPRYSPVVRAVLAHGPLTIREVARATGVTHSAASQTVAQMRRDGWLRTARGVDGRERVVDLTGRARELVPLLEREWRTTEVAVADLDAELPMPLGELLTSAERALDRRSLRERMP; encoded by the coding sequence GTGAGCCGGGAGGACCTGCACGTCACGGGCCTGGGGACGCAGCTGCGGCGGTTGCTGGACCGGCTGGAGCACGACGTCGCCGACCTCGGCGCGGACCTCGGCCTGGAGGGGTGGCGGCCGCGGTACTCCCCCGTCGTGCGGGCCGTCCTCGCGCACGGTCCGCTGACGATCCGCGAGGTGGCGCGGGCGACGGGGGTGACGCACTCCGCCGCCAGCCAGACCGTCGCGCAGATGCGCCGCGACGGGTGGTTGCGGACCGCTCGCGGGGTGGACGGCCGCGAGCGCGTCGTCGACCTCACCGGGCGCGCACGCGAGCTCGTCCCGCTGCTGGAGCGGGAGTGGCGGACGACCGAGGTCGCCGTCGCCGACCTCGACGCGGAGCTCCCGATGCCTCTCGGTGAGCTGCTGACGTCGGCAGAACGAGCACTGGACCGGCGGTCGCTGCGCGAGCGGATGCCGTGA